In one window of Leptospira sp. GIMC2001 DNA:
- a CDS encoding lipoprotein LipL46 gives MHRFKEITMHFIQVTLILSLFVFSCAGTDNKSESNSNLPANVAIVQGEAPIYQGDAALAKNNALKDAKLNAVRKIIGEQITQKTGVSDGQSLGSKLYGKTDAFVKNFEILGQEQFSINTQPMLRLTVRCEVEPTKISTAVDQLLDDVGNPRMVILVGGTIGGKTLKMGDSRNQAEAELAEALRTKGNKIVSSAQISALMKKNSSLQNMTLDDLDTGSPLIQIAQEAGAEVLVMGYLSSKDQGKVKLPDGKVMEIMSSAATGPYKMVQLWGDGKIFGSGSAEGRGADLTMEVAREKAIQDWAKLVGTKAGKQIKDEWFKLSEENTVILKFAGLPAEDAIAFRDDLIEFTAVKSINERKSDVSGSEWELTYPGKESMFSEELSYKKDRGFRYLGQHKMSIVTSKRGEVVISFSGK, from the coding sequence ATTCACAGGTTCAAGGAGATTACCATGCATTTTATCCAAGTCACATTGATTCTAAGTTTATTCGTTTTTAGTTGCGCTGGCACAGACAATAAATCTGAGTCCAATTCCAATTTACCTGCGAACGTTGCAATCGTACAAGGAGAGGCTCCCATTTATCAGGGAGATGCGGCACTTGCCAAGAACAACGCACTAAAAGATGCGAAATTGAATGCAGTCCGCAAAATCATTGGAGAACAGATCACTCAGAAAACAGGAGTATCGGATGGCCAGTCTTTGGGTTCCAAATTGTACGGCAAGACTGATGCTTTTGTTAAGAATTTCGAAATTCTTGGTCAGGAACAATTTTCTATCAATACTCAACCAATGCTACGCTTGACTGTAAGGTGTGAAGTTGAACCAACCAAAATTTCTACAGCGGTTGATCAACTATTGGACGATGTCGGCAATCCAAGAATGGTGATCCTAGTCGGTGGAACGATTGGTGGCAAGACTCTTAAGATGGGCGACTCAAGAAACCAAGCAGAAGCTGAACTCGCTGAAGCGCTAAGAACGAAAGGTAATAAAATTGTATCCTCAGCTCAGATCTCTGCTCTCATGAAAAAAAATTCCTCTTTGCAAAACATGACTTTAGATGACTTGGATACTGGCTCGCCATTGATTCAAATCGCACAAGAAGCTGGTGCTGAAGTTTTGGTAATGGGATATCTTTCTTCCAAAGACCAAGGTAAAGTGAAATTGCCAGACGGAAAAGTTATGGAGATCATGAGTTCTGCTGCAACAGGTCCGTACAAAATGGTACAACTCTGGGGCGATGGCAAAATCTTTGGATCAGGATCCGCTGAAGGTCGAGGAGCAGATCTTACCATGGAAGTTGCTCGTGAGAAAGCTATCCAAGACTGGGCGAAACTTGTCGGAACTAAAGCTGGAAAGCAAATCAAAGACGAATGGTTCAAACTTTCCGAAGAAAATACAGTGATTCTCAAATTTGCAGGATTGCCTGCTGAAGATGCGATTGCATTTCGTGATGACCTCATTGAATTCACAGCAGTGAAGAGTATCAACGAAAGAAAGTCTGATGTAAGTGGTTCAGAATGGGAATTAACCTATCCTGGCAAAGAATCCATGTTTAGCGAAGAATTGAGTTACAAAAAAGACCGCGGATTTCGCTATCTAGGACAACACAAGATGTCTATTGTAACATCTAAACGAGGAGAAGTTGTGATCAGCTTCTCTGGCAAATAA
- a CDS encoding OmpA family protein has product MMFFVYGILFFIFVSLVYLSLRIRKSKFKIQNRTKSAKSSQFAKSSDSSDSSDSSDSNQKYDISRSLNISKSTEDRIIKQKKGESIISIVVYWDAGESDLSHDLESKIDSSFNNLEISSIKKIRIIGKSDHTGNPSRNRKLAKERAATVSKYIQSKYFRKQELIQIETMESIFGRDSKDRMQARSVQVMIEL; this is encoded by the coding sequence ATGATGTTTTTTGTTTATGGAATATTATTTTTTATATTCGTGTCTTTGGTTTATCTCTCGCTAAGAATTCGGAAATCCAAGTTCAAAATTCAAAATCGTACTAAATCTGCCAAGTCTTCTCAATTCGCTAAATCTTCTGATTCTTCTGATTCTTCCGATTCTTCCGATTCAAATCAAAAATATGACATTTCAAGATCTTTAAATATTTCCAAATCTACTGAAGATAGAATAATCAAACAAAAAAAAGGTGAATCAATTATCTCGATTGTAGTCTATTGGGATGCCGGTGAGTCAGATCTATCGCATGACCTAGAGTCAAAAATCGATTCAAGTTTTAATAATCTAGAAATTTCTTCAATAAAAAAGATTCGAATCATTGGTAAATCAGATCATACGGGAAATCCTAGTAGAAATAGGAAACTTGCCAAAGAGAGAGCTGCTACTGTCTCAAAGTACATTCAGAGTAAATATTTCAGAAAACAAGAGTTGATCCAAATAGAAACGATGGAATCTATATTTGGTCGAGATTCAAAAGATAGGATGCAAGCTCGATCTGTTCAAGTTATGATTGAGCTATAA
- the ychF gene encoding redox-regulated ATPase YchF: protein MALNCGIVGLPNVGKSTLFNALTKAGAQMANYPFCTIEPNTGVVEVPDERLDRLAQIYNPKKIIPTTIEYVDIAGLVKGASKGEGLGNQFLSHIREVDAICHVVRAFEDENITHVHNKVDPVEDAEVVNYELILADLESLEKQHQRVAKSAKTGNKEAIEIVQVMDKILPALQSGKRARSVELTPEQTKIAKTFNLITIKPMLYVANVLDKDLEKGNNVHLPRIKELAEREGEKMVSLCGKFEEEISGLNRDEQLEFLQEIGEKESGLTRMIRASYELLGLVTFLTAGEVEVRAWTTLKGSTGPQAASVIHSDFEKGYIKAEVMKFSDIDRLGDPAKVKEEGKLRIEGKEYIVEDGDVIYFKVNA from the coding sequence ATGGCATTGAATTGTGGTATAGTAGGCTTACCAAATGTAGGCAAATCAACTCTTTTTAACGCTCTGACTAAGGCCGGAGCGCAAATGGCGAATTATCCTTTCTGTACGATTGAACCCAATACTGGAGTTGTGGAAGTTCCAGATGAACGTTTGGATCGATTGGCTCAGATATATAATCCAAAAAAAATCATTCCAACAACTATTGAATATGTAGATATCGCAGGTCTAGTTAAGGGCGCAAGTAAAGGGGAAGGATTGGGTAACCAATTTCTTTCGCATATCAGAGAGGTAGATGCTATTTGCCATGTTGTGAGAGCTTTCGAAGACGAAAATATTACTCATGTTCACAATAAAGTTGACCCTGTTGAAGATGCAGAAGTTGTAAATTACGAATTGATCCTTGCTGATCTAGAAAGTTTAGAAAAGCAACACCAGCGTGTTGCGAAATCAGCTAAAACCGGCAATAAAGAAGCTATAGAAATCGTTCAGGTTATGGATAAAATTCTACCTGCATTGCAATCCGGTAAGAGGGCAAGATCGGTTGAACTCACTCCTGAACAAACCAAAATTGCAAAGACTTTCAATCTAATTACCATCAAACCAATGCTATATGTAGCGAATGTTCTAGATAAAGATTTGGAGAAAGGAAATAACGTACATCTTCCTCGAATCAAGGAATTGGCTGAGAGAGAAGGTGAGAAAATGGTTAGCCTATGCGGTAAGTTCGAGGAAGAAATTTCTGGACTAAACCGTGATGAGCAGCTTGAATTTTTGCAAGAAATTGGTGAGAAAGAAAGCGGACTTACTCGAATGATTCGCGCATCTTATGAATTGCTTGGATTGGTTACATTTCTTACGGCAGGCGAAGTTGAAGTTCGCGCTTGGACAACTCTGAAGGGAAGCACCGGACCTCAAGCTGCAAGTGTTATTCACTCTGACTTCGAAAAAGGATATATAAAAGCTGAAGTAATGAAGTTTTCCGATATTGATCGTTTAGGTGATCCAGCTAAAGTAAAAGAAGAAGGAAAACTGAGAATCGAAGGCAAGGAATATATTGTCGAAGATGGCGACGTTATCTATTTCAAGGTGAACGCCTGA
- a CDS encoding exo-beta-N-acetylmuramidase NamZ family protein — protein MTKNFFLLYTYLFLTLSVCSQSDESVRIHPIDSKIVNPEEVFYSRILPSLKGKKVMLVTNPSGIGINPEKIRKEFNSNNVTISHLIGLEHGFLGIEEEFSKSPVTIDSIFGLPIYHIYKLSTADLNTIVGETDVIVFDVQGVGMRCYTYLTVLKRLMDASLKKKINFYVLDHVSPSIHLGGRGDFVEKKYLNFAGEFPSPVFTGLTLGEAANFYNAEFLNQSIKLEVVPVSGYKRGQSMESVGVPWHTPSPNLPLLENARNYFSLVFLEGVNVSVGRGTQAPFVYFGAPWMTDPSKLAEEMDKNSNKDYYFTVVYFKPTFGPHTGKICKGLRLNLINVKYDPIKLAYNLISSMKKIYPKEFKWTRWSTVYSIDYLWGNTKFRDSIDKSIEYDSFNLTYKSKEEEYNQKIKKYWLYK, from the coding sequence ATGACCAAGAACTTTTTTCTATTGTATACCTATTTATTTTTGACTCTATCAGTTTGCTCTCAGTCCGATGAATCGGTTCGAATCCATCCTATTGACTCAAAAATTGTCAACCCTGAAGAAGTTTTTTATTCTCGGATTTTACCAAGTTTAAAAGGTAAAAAAGTTATGTTGGTTACAAATCCTTCGGGCATTGGTATCAACCCTGAGAAAATTAGGAAAGAATTTAATTCCAATAATGTAACAATTTCCCATTTGATTGGACTGGAACATGGCTTTCTTGGAATTGAAGAAGAATTCAGCAAAAGCCCAGTTACGATTGATAGCATTTTTGGATTGCCAATCTACCACATATATAAATTATCAACTGCCGACTTGAATACCATTGTTGGTGAGACTGATGTAATTGTTTTTGATGTCCAGGGTGTTGGGATGAGATGTTATACTTACCTCACAGTTCTCAAAAGACTAATGGATGCATCACTTAAGAAAAAGATTAACTTCTATGTACTAGATCATGTCTCTCCAAGTATACATTTGGGTGGACGAGGAGATTTTGTAGAAAAGAAATACTTAAATTTTGCTGGAGAATTTCCAAGTCCAGTTTTTACGGGATTGACACTTGGTGAAGCGGCTAACTTTTATAATGCGGAATTTTTGAATCAATCTATCAAATTAGAAGTAGTTCCAGTTTCTGGATACAAAAGAGGACAATCTATGGAGAGTGTTGGTGTTCCTTGGCATACTCCATCTCCCAATCTTCCTTTACTCGAAAATGCTAGAAATTATTTCTCGTTGGTTTTTCTTGAAGGCGTAAATGTATCTGTTGGTCGGGGAACGCAAGCTCCATTTGTCTACTTTGGAGCTCCTTGGATGACTGATCCGAGCAAACTCGCCGAAGAAATGGATAAAAATTCTAACAAGGATTACTACTTTACAGTTGTCTATTTTAAACCAACTTTTGGTCCCCACACTGGTAAAATTTGTAAAGGACTTCGATTGAATCTTATCAATGTTAAATATGATCCAATCAAACTTGCTTACAACTTAATATCGAGCATGAAAAAAATATACCCGAAAGAGTTCAAATGGACAAGGTGGTCAACAGTATATTCCATTGATTATCTCTGGGGAAATACAAAGTTTAGAGATAGTATTGACAAATCTATTGAATATGATAGCTTTAACTTAACTTATAAGTCTAAAGAAGAAGAATACAATCAGAAAATAAAAAAGTATTGGTTGTATAAATAA
- a CDS encoding DUF2797 domain-containing protein has translation MLAKETTLEQGNQLKSDAKLIKSKEKLSNRKILNVNYKLRYAIYEGDNQAGKKVAKESVIEGEDLKNLLGKKVTLKFTGKIRCVDCGKFTKKSFNQGSCYSCFIKLASNDLCIMQPTRCHYHLGTCREPAWGESNCLQKHSVYIAYTSGPKIGITKEKKIENRWIDQGAVIAIEILETQSRREAGIVETFMSQFLSDRTTWQKMVTENPDVDDLDLLFERDKFFKAIEKANLVMMDAKNKEIPITIKPSKMKESFLFNYPILEYPKAKSLKADPDNPISAKLIGVKGQYLLFDQGVINLRSYEGYEFSLDVD, from the coding sequence ATGCTCGCAAAAGAAACAACTTTAGAGCAAGGCAATCAGTTGAAATCGGATGCCAAATTGATAAAATCAAAGGAGAAGTTATCCAACAGAAAAATTCTCAATGTAAACTATAAACTGCGTTATGCTATCTATGAAGGAGATAATCAGGCAGGCAAGAAAGTTGCCAAGGAGTCTGTCATAGAAGGAGAAGATTTGAAGAATCTTCTTGGAAAGAAAGTAACTCTTAAGTTTACAGGAAAAATTCGTTGCGTTGATTGTGGCAAATTTACTAAAAAAAGTTTTAATCAGGGAAGTTGTTATTCCTGTTTTATTAAACTCGCAAGTAATGATCTCTGTATTATGCAGCCTACGCGATGTCATTATCATTTGGGTACGTGTCGGGAACCTGCATGGGGTGAGTCAAATTGTCTGCAGAAACATTCTGTTTATATTGCGTATACAAGTGGTCCAAAAATTGGAATCACCAAAGAAAAGAAAATTGAAAATCGTTGGATTGACCAAGGGGCTGTTATTGCAATCGAGATTCTTGAAACGCAGTCAAGAAGAGAAGCTGGAATTGTTGAAACTTTTATGAGTCAATTTCTTTCTGATCGAACCACTTGGCAGAAAATGGTAACAGAAAATCCCGATGTTGACGACTTAGATTTACTTTTCGAGCGCGATAAATTCTTCAAAGCTATTGAAAAAGCGAATCTTGTTATGATGGATGCGAAGAATAAAGAAATTCCTATCACAATCAAACCATCAAAAATGAAGGAATCATTTCTATTCAATTATCCGATCCTTGAATATCCCAAAGCTAAATCCTTAAAAGCTGATCCTGACAATCCAATCTCAGCAAAGCTAATTGGTGTAAAAGGGCAATACCTTCTTTTTGATCAGGGTGTAATCAACCTTAGAAGCTATGAGGGTTATGAATTTAGTTTAGATGTTGATTAG
- a CDS encoding RluA family pseudouridine synthase produces MNPQKIVYRDDLILIANKPYGIPVHETKDPERLDFTRMIQDELNLSYLRTANRLDLNTTGIVVFGLDPEKNSEVDHLLMNSTKFYLTLVQGKFGQSEQRIESFLKDGNKKVQTVRSGGKKAITIFRKLGYDPKRNISLLEAELITGRRHQIRIHISESGHPIIGDKTYGAKAEYADRMYLHAWKIQFPKTDTRESLNLTSEPVGEIWQSFAKFWRNNADKS; encoded by the coding sequence ATGAATCCTCAGAAAATTGTATATCGTGATGACCTAATTCTAATTGCGAACAAACCGTACGGAATTCCTGTTCATGAGACGAAAGATCCGGAAAGATTGGATTTTACTCGAATGATACAAGATGAGCTAAATCTTTCTTACCTACGGACTGCCAATAGACTCGATCTCAATACAACGGGAATTGTTGTGTTTGGTTTGGATCCAGAAAAGAACTCTGAAGTTGATCATCTTCTTATGAATTCTACAAAGTTTTATTTAACTTTAGTCCAAGGTAAATTTGGTCAATCCGAGCAGAGAATTGAATCTTTTTTAAAAGATGGAAATAAAAAGGTTCAGACTGTTCGGTCAGGCGGAAAGAAAGCGATCACAATCTTTCGCAAACTTGGTTATGATCCGAAGAGAAATATAAGTTTGCTTGAAGCTGAACTGATAACTGGAAGAAGGCATCAAATACGTATTCACATTTCAGAATCGGGGCATCCCATTATTGGAGATAAAACTTATGGTGCCAAGGCCGAATATGCGGACAGAATGTATTTACATGCTTGGAAAATTCAATTTCCAAAAACGGATACTCGCGAGTCACTAAATCTGACTTCGGAGCCAGTCGGAGAAATCTGGCAATCGTTTGCAAAATTTTGGAGAAATAATGCAGATAAAAGTTGA
- a CDS encoding ATP-binding protein → MSSLVEKTYTIGNDYSSISNFRQELKSFLADTSFDNIEVNRIVLSVDEALANIVEHGYPENREAIIKISIHKNPNQFTAEIIDDCPRFNPLENPIADPNEFIETGKDGGMGIHNYRKLMNVIYEERKEGGNRLFLSYPKE, encoded by the coding sequence ATGTCTTCCCTTGTGGAAAAAACTTATACAATTGGAAATGACTATTCATCCATTTCCAACTTTCGACAAGAACTAAAGAGTTTTCTTGCTGATACAAGTTTTGATAATATTGAAGTTAATAGAATTGTACTCTCCGTTGATGAGGCTCTTGCCAATATTGTTGAGCATGGATATCCCGAGAATCGTGAAGCGATAATCAAAATTTCCATACATAAAAATCCAAATCAATTTACTGCAGAAATTATCGATGATTGTCCAAGATTCAATCCTTTAGAGAATCCAATTGCCGATCCCAATGAATTCATTGAAACGGGTAAGGATGGTGGAATGGGGATACATAATTATAGAAAGCTAATGAATGTTATATATGAAGAGAGGAAGGAAGGTGGAAATCGTTTATTTCTATCCTATCCTAAGGAATGA
- a CDS encoding STAS domain-containing protein → MAATLKITETKKNNITILSLSGELDAKTAPDFRTTLDNLIAAGSVKIVCECQELTYVASAGIGVMNAIQKNAMGKSGEMILVGVQKEIRDTMELMYFTKKVRLLGTVDEAIAALG, encoded by the coding sequence ATGGCAGCAACACTGAAAATCACAGAAACAAAGAAAAATAATATAACAATACTTAGTTTATCTGGGGAATTGGACGCAAAAACCGCTCCCGACTTTCGAACAACATTAGATAATCTAATAGCAGCTGGATCGGTTAAGATTGTGTGTGAATGTCAAGAATTGACTTATGTTGCCTCAGCTGGAATTGGCGTTATGAATGCGATCCAAAAGAACGCGATGGGCAAATCCGGAGAGATGATACTGGTTGGTGTTCAAAAAGAAATTCGTGATACGATGGAGTTGATGTATTTTACGAAAAAGGTGCGTTTACTTGGAACGGTGGATGAGGCCATTGCAGCCTTAGGCTAA
- a CDS encoding SpoIIE family protein phosphatase yields the protein MKNLKKLKQFFKPGIRAKLIVFTVILLFIFGFLSVLYFNFKQREWIAGIFEKEIQAPLSYINSLSLEMDNLAYTLVLVEDMKNRIKSKEKELQKFKTKIVSNNNSALFGIFSSSDRKVMYKDSYFSQYLSEKEILELTEKIKNQFRDENGVEIDDSTFGSILTIARNVAIIQSRIENLESKSTKTNREENILSRDRNLLSRQNKYLRERIQNFFRDRNRDNIEELGFNPRNVRIQSYDREQNLFLDTGRLIQGSSFSSRRLLTLPEYESEKSDLFKFSDEELVQSKPEKTRSYEIGRNFFDVISRPFYKNPVLTSRSAIILSEMAADDSEWLELVRDDQTLTFAFSELIDRIRERRDELIASNTPPYKDKVYKDLYKEYRELLKKRESTFQRLHPYPNENKKRREDIQESIKKLEDSAILVEKNIRNLLDESKLALQRNEEEQSIRLEKEAENLGSDLENLREEIAQLQYTITSWNEYPRLKLAESFQNLREAALKSYIVLPYQNDSLEYNKFLRDNEIFNGEHRRWKHIRNWIMDGQSETSIPDLYLPGRKKVQTIENGILSRSRMEAEEYQWFIDSTPIYSYPDTGRSLSHILLSRNLAGYNIILIDRSENVKQIQDSLVRLMQVSGLLGFIFLIIAIVSSNYAVKRIRKITENTEKVGEGDLEVDFPQKGWDEIASLGRTLNTMVKGLREREELRGELEAAEEIQKRLLPDKLPAIEGLEFGAFYKAMNGVGGDYYDFIELNNRIYFCVGDVSNHGVGPALVMALLRSQLHSLIRRGIQDPKKILLDLNAFLYADTPDTIFVTFFLAMYDKRNHDIIYSSAGHNKPIIYRKKDDSVKLLKGGGLPLGMDDNEFFETTIELRKTTLELGDFFFQFTDGVTEAMNDSREQFGNEKLYNIIKNNQNLKPQDLIEKIARDVEEFSGKKIFCEGPSELNDDIAMVGIRRL from the coding sequence ATGAAAAATCTAAAAAAATTAAAACAATTTTTCAAGCCTGGAATTAGAGCCAAGCTCATTGTGTTTACTGTCATTTTACTATTTATATTTGGTTTTTTGAGTGTATTGTATTTCAATTTTAAGCAGAGAGAATGGATTGCTGGAATTTTTGAAAAAGAAATCCAGGCACCACTCAGTTATATAAATTCACTTTCACTTGAGATGGATAATTTGGCATATACTCTTGTGCTCGTTGAAGATATGAAGAACCGGATTAAATCTAAAGAGAAAGAACTTCAAAAATTTAAAACCAAAATAGTAAGCAATAATAATTCTGCGCTATTTGGAATTTTCTCAAGCAGCGACAGAAAAGTCATGTATAAAGATAGTTACTTCTCGCAGTATCTATCCGAGAAAGAAATTCTTGAGCTTACAGAAAAAATTAAAAATCAATTTCGAGATGAGAATGGTGTAGAAATCGATGATTCTACTTTTGGCTCAATTCTTACAATTGCTAGAAATGTTGCGATCATTCAGTCTCGAATTGAAAATTTAGAATCCAAATCTACTAAGACTAATAGAGAAGAGAATATTCTTTCTCGTGATCGAAATTTATTATCTAGGCAAAATAAATATCTTAGAGAGAGAATTCAAAATTTCTTCCGAGATAGGAATAGAGATAACATAGAAGAATTGGGATTCAATCCAAGGAATGTTAGAATCCAATCTTATGACAGAGAACAAAATCTTTTCTTGGATACTGGTAGATTGATTCAAGGATCTTCTTTCTCATCAAGGAGATTGCTTACTCTTCCCGAATATGAATCCGAAAAGTCTGATCTATTTAAATTTTCCGATGAGGAACTGGTTCAATCGAAACCAGAAAAAACGAGATCTTATGAGATCGGAAGAAATTTTTTCGATGTTATCTCTCGTCCATTTTATAAAAATCCAGTTCTTACATCCAGATCAGCAATTATTCTATCAGAGATGGCTGCTGATGATTCAGAATGGCTAGAACTAGTTCGGGACGATCAGACATTAACTTTTGCTTTTTCTGAATTGATTGATAGAATAAGAGAAAGGCGAGATGAATTGATTGCATCCAATACTCCACCTTATAAAGACAAAGTATATAAAGATTTATATAAAGAATATCGTGAGTTACTAAAGAAAAGAGAATCTACATTTCAGAGACTTCACCCTTACCCTAATGAGAATAAAAAAAGAAGGGAAGATATCCAAGAATCTATCAAGAAATTGGAAGATTCAGCTATTTTAGTAGAAAAGAATATTCGAAACTTACTTGATGAAAGTAAACTCGCATTACAGAGAAATGAAGAAGAACAATCTATTCGATTGGAAAAAGAAGCTGAGAATTTAGGCTCAGATCTTGAGAATCTTAGAGAAGAAATTGCTCAATTACAATATACAATTACCAGTTGGAATGAATATCCTCGTTTAAAATTGGCAGAGTCATTTCAGAATTTACGAGAAGCTGCTCTTAAATCTTATATAGTTCTTCCATATCAAAATGATAGCCTTGAATACAACAAGTTCTTGCGTGATAATGAAATATTCAATGGCGAACACCGTCGTTGGAAGCATATCAGAAATTGGATTATGGACGGACAATCAGAAACATCTATTCCTGATTTGTATTTGCCTGGTCGAAAAAAAGTTCAAACTATAGAAAATGGAATTTTGTCCCGTAGTAGAATGGAAGCTGAGGAATATCAATGGTTTATAGACTCAACTCCAATCTATTCATATCCGGATACGGGTCGTTCGCTATCTCATATTCTATTGTCTCGTAACCTAGCTGGTTACAACATTATATTGATTGATCGTTCGGAGAATGTTAAACAAATTCAGGACAGCCTAGTTCGTTTGATGCAAGTTAGTGGACTACTTGGATTTATATTTTTGATAATCGCTATAGTCTCCTCAAATTATGCGGTTAAGAGAATCAGAAAAATTACAGAAAATACAGAAAAAGTCGGTGAAGGCGATCTAGAGGTGGACTTTCCTCAAAAGGGTTGGGATGAGATTGCAAGTTTAGGAAGAACCTTGAACACGATGGTGAAAGGACTTCGTGAGAGAGAAGAATTACGTGGAGAGCTAGAAGCTGCAGAAGAGATCCAAAAGCGCTTACTCCCGGACAAATTGCCCGCCATTGAAGGACTAGAATTTGGTGCTTTTTATAAAGCCATGAATGGAGTAGGTGGAGATTATTATGATTTTATAGAACTGAACAACAGAATTTATTTCTGTGTTGGCGATGTTTCGAATCATGGTGTTGGGCCAGCTTTGGTTATGGCGCTACTTCGATCACAACTTCATAGTCTTATCCGAAGAGGAATTCAAGATCCTAAGAAGATTCTGCTCGATCTCAATGCGTTTTTGTATGCTGATACTCCTGATACAATTTTTGTTACATTTTTTCTTGCTATGTATGACAAAAGAAATCATGATATAATTTATTCATCAGCTGGTCATAACAAACCTATCATCTATAGAAAAAAAGATGATAGTGTCAAATTGCTCAAGGGGGGAGGGCTTCCACTTGGCATGGATGACAATGAATTTTTCGAAACTACGATCGAGCTTCGAAAGACAACTCTAGAACTAGGCGACTTCTTTTTTCAATTTACCGATGGTGTGACGGAAGCAATGAATGATTCAAGGGAACAGTTTGGTAATGAAAAGCTTTATAATATAATTAAAAATAATCAAAATTTGAAACCCCAAGATCTTATTGAAAAGATAGCAAGAGATGTTGAAGAATTTTCCGGAAAAAAAATCTTCTGTGAAGGTCCAAGTGAATTGAATGATGATATTGCAATGGTTGGAATTCGAAGGTTGTAA